The Mycolicibacterium flavescens genome has a segment encoding these proteins:
- a CDS encoding putative integral membrane protein encodes MAHDAPASAAHSQGRTLRGKYWWLRWAVLAVAVVVLSVELGLVWDQLAKAWHSLYTAQWWWVLAAVGTALASMHFFGDIQRKLLRSAGVPVRQWRSQAAFYAGNSLSTTLPGGPVLSATFIYRQQRLWGATPVIASWQLVMSGALQVISLALLGLGSAFFLGAKHNPFSLIFTLAGFIMLIVLAQAVASRPDLLDGIGVRVLSWVNYVRAKPAHNGLTKWRETLTQLESVKLSRRQLGVASTWSMFTLITGVGTLLFACYAAGGRPSLLGVIVAYVAARAVGSIPLMPGGLLVVEAVLVPGLVSSGMTLASAISAMLIYRLISWIFIAAIGWVVFFFMFRTDTDVDPDACDRQ; translated from the coding sequence GTGGCACACGACGCGCCTGCGAGTGCAGCCCACAGCCAAGGGCGCACCCTCCGCGGCAAGTACTGGTGGCTGCGGTGGGCCGTCCTCGCCGTGGCGGTCGTCGTGCTCAGCGTCGAACTCGGATTGGTGTGGGATCAGCTCGCCAAGGCGTGGCACAGCCTCTACACCGCACAGTGGTGGTGGGTGCTGGCGGCGGTGGGTACCGCGCTGGCGTCGATGCACTTCTTCGGCGACATCCAGCGCAAGCTGTTGCGATCCGCGGGAGTGCCTGTGCGCCAATGGCGTTCGCAGGCCGCGTTCTATGCGGGCAACTCCCTGAGCACGACGCTTCCCGGCGGACCGGTTTTGTCGGCGACGTTCATCTACCGCCAGCAGCGGCTCTGGGGCGCAACGCCGGTGATCGCCTCCTGGCAGCTGGTGATGTCGGGCGCGCTGCAGGTGATCAGCCTGGCGCTGTTGGGGTTGGGCAGCGCCTTCTTTCTCGGCGCCAAGCACAACCCGTTCTCGCTGATCTTCACGCTGGCCGGGTTCATCATGCTGATCGTGCTGGCGCAGGCGGTGGCCTCGCGACCCGATCTGCTCGACGGCATCGGGGTGCGGGTGCTGTCGTGGGTGAACTACGTGCGCGCCAAACCCGCCCACAACGGGCTGACCAAATGGCGGGAGACACTGACTCAGCTCGAGTCGGTCAAGCTGAGCAGGCGCCAACTCGGCGTCGCGTCCACCTGGTCGATGTTCACCCTGATCACCGGCGTGGGCACGCTGCTGTTCGCCTGTTACGCGGCCGGCGGGCGCCCGTCGTTACTCGGGGTCATCGTGGCCTATGTCGCCGCCCGCGCGGTCGGCTCGATCCCCCTCATGCCCGGCGGGCTGCTGGTGGTCGAGGCGGTGTTGGTGCCTGGCCTGGTGTCGAGCGGAATGACACTGGCCTCAGCGATCTCGGCAATGCTGATCTACCGGCTCATCAGCTGGATCTTCATCGCCGCGATCGGATGGGTGGTGTTCTTCTTCATGTTCCGCACCGACACCGACGTCGACCCCGACGCATGCGACCGGCAGTAG
- a CDS encoding metalloendopeptidase-like membrane protein, translated as MRPAVAVLGVAALIAACSQGTDPPVATSPAKSSPQTTTASTAPGPLRGPAPSVATPIVGDAISQPVPVLATDGRKHLVYEVSLTNTLPHTVTLKSITVLDRDVALLDLEGDQLAQWTRIIGTPSPTTAIGPAQTAVVWFDVALDEDVQTPSRLTHAVALSNPDPQDPLFPADQTVDIAPVEVQPREPVVLRPPLRGAGWVDAGGCCGTSAHRTALNPINGRLWAAERFAIDYVQLDPDRRLITGDPSKPESFAFFGADIHAVRDGRVVSVLDGLPEQVPGRNPTGLPLNQYAGNHVVQDLGDGNYALYAHIKTGTVAVKPGDRLTAGQVLGEVGNTGNSTAPHLHFHVMSSPDPLGSNGLPFVFDDFRVDARMVDDDDVNGPLFEGEAAKLQPGFTARDEKNAMPLELDVMTYADR; from the coding sequence ATGCGACCGGCAGTAGCCGTTCTCGGCGTCGCGGCGCTGATCGCCGCTTGTTCGCAGGGCACCGACCCTCCCGTCGCGACATCGCCCGCCAAATCGTCGCCCCAGACCACGACGGCATCGACGGCGCCGGGACCGCTGCGAGGTCCCGCCCCGTCGGTGGCCACCCCGATCGTCGGCGACGCCATCAGCCAGCCCGTGCCGGTACTCGCCACCGACGGCAGGAAACATCTGGTCTACGAGGTCAGCTTGACCAACACGCTGCCGCACACGGTGACCCTGAAGTCGATCACCGTACTGGACCGCGATGTCGCCCTGCTCGACCTCGAAGGCGACCAATTGGCGCAATGGACCCGGATCATCGGAACACCAAGCCCCACAACGGCAATCGGTCCCGCACAGACGGCGGTGGTCTGGTTCGACGTCGCGCTCGACGAGGACGTGCAGACGCCGAGTCGGTTGACACACGCCGTCGCGCTGTCGAATCCCGACCCGCAGGATCCACTGTTTCCCGCCGACCAGACCGTCGACATCGCCCCTGTCGAAGTTCAACCCCGCGAACCCGTCGTCCTCCGGCCCCCGTTGAGAGGAGCCGGTTGGGTCGACGCAGGCGGATGCTGCGGCACCAGCGCCCACCGCACGGCGCTCAACCCGATCAACGGCCGCCTATGGGCCGCAGAACGATTCGCGATCGACTACGTCCAGCTCGACCCCGACCGACGCCTGATCACCGGCGACCCGTCGAAGCCCGAGAGCTTCGCCTTCTTCGGCGCCGACATCCACGCAGTCCGTGACGGGCGGGTGGTCTCGGTGCTCGACGGCCTGCCCGAGCAGGTGCCCGGCCGCAACCCGACCGGACTACCGCTGAACCAGTACGCCGGCAACCACGTCGTACAAGACCTCGGCGACGGGAACTACGCGCTGTACGCGCATATCAAGACCGGGACCGTCGCGGTCAAACCCGGTGACCGACTGACTGCGGGACAGGTACTCGGAGAGGTCGGCAACACCGGCAATTCCACGGCGCCACACCTGCACTTCCACGTCATGAGCTCACCGGACCCGTTGGGCTCCAACGGATTGCCGTTCGTGTTCGACGACTTCCGGGTGGATGCGCGAATGGTCGACGATGACGACGTCAACGGACCCCTTTTTGAGGGTGAAGCCGCGAAGCTTCAGCCCGGCTTCACCGCTCGTGACGAAAAGAACGCCATGCCATTGGAACTGGACGTGATGACCTATGCCGATCGATAG
- a CDS encoding Protein of uncharacterised function (DUF3054) — MPIDSSEQTRTALTALATDVACLIVFAAIGRRSHDEGLNLVGIAETAWPFVSGALAGWVLSLGWRRPYSLIPTGLAVWVGTIVVGMLLRKLTSAGVAPSFIVVASISTAVLLLGWRAAIHVMIRR; from the coding sequence ATGCCGATCGATAGCTCCGAACAGACCCGGACCGCCCTGACGGCGCTGGCCACCGACGTCGCCTGCCTGATCGTGTTCGCCGCGATCGGACGGCGCAGCCACGACGAGGGTCTGAATCTCGTCGGCATCGCCGAGACCGCGTGGCCGTTCGTCTCGGGCGCCCTCGCCGGCTGGGTGCTGTCGCTGGGGTGGCGACGGCCGTATTCGCTGATCCCGACGGGTCTTGCGGTATGGGTGGGCACCATCGTGGTGGGCATGCTGCTGCGTAAGCTGACGTCTGCCGGTGTGGCGCCGAGTTTCATTGTGGTGGCCTCGATCTCGACCGCCGTGCTGTTACTCGGCTGGCGCGCGGCCATTCACGTCATGATTCGCCGCTGA
- a CDS encoding membrane protein has translation MFLSARSARRAVAGAVGTGAIAGAMFLGATPLAAAEPPNCTAADLAGVASGVSASTSAYLFTHPDVNWFFTSLEGLPREEVRGKVQEYLNANPQIKADLTGIRQPLVDIKNRCGDTNGDGLADS, from the coding sequence ATGTTTCTCTCGGCCCGTTCTGCGCGTCGTGCGGTTGCTGGCGCGGTCGGCACCGGCGCGATCGCCGGTGCGATGTTCCTCGGTGCGACGCCGCTCGCTGCCGCGGAGCCGCCCAACTGCACCGCGGCCGATCTCGCCGGTGTGGCCTCCGGCGTCTCGGCGTCGACGTCGGCGTACCTGTTCACCCATCCGGACGTCAACTGGTTCTTCACCAGCCTCGAGGGCCTGCCGCGCGAAGAGGTCCGGGGCAAGGTGCAGGAGTACTTGAACGCCAATCCTCAGATCAAGGCCGACCTGACGGGGATCCGCCAGCCGCTGGTCGACATCAAGAACCGCTGCGGCGACACCAACGGTGACGGTCTCGCCGACAGCTAG
- a CDS encoding Fis family transcriptional regulator — MKTTTGLMRRRAVGIVAASVAGGAVSAALVLPALSSAPSATAAKDPCAASEVARTIGDVATSTGDYLDAHPQTNQALTTISKQQAGPQSLGALKAYFDANPEVAEDLQQLQQPLASLSGKCKLPLTLPQVMGLMQAAQQQGAGLPAGLPAEAPTAKTPPLTAPGATAQPHGASPVSQGNSHAPSSAIAGLP, encoded by the coding sequence ATGAAAACGACCACCGGGCTGATGCGTCGCCGCGCCGTTGGCATCGTCGCTGCCTCCGTCGCGGGCGGGGCCGTGTCGGCCGCGCTGGTTTTGCCGGCCCTGTCGTCTGCTCCGTCGGCGACCGCCGCCAAGGACCCGTGCGCGGCCAGCGAGGTCGCCAGGACGATCGGCGACGTCGCCACCTCGACCGGTGACTACCTCGACGCGCATCCGCAGACCAACCAGGCGTTGACGACGATCTCCAAACAGCAGGCCGGGCCGCAGTCGCTGGGCGCGCTGAAGGCGTACTTCGACGCCAACCCCGAGGTCGCCGAGGACTTGCAGCAGCTGCAGCAGCCGCTGGCCAGCCTGTCGGGTAAGTGCAAACTTCCGCTCACGCTGCCCCAGGTGATGGGGCTGATGCAGGCCGCGCAGCAGCAAGGCGCAGGTCTTCCGGCGGGTTTGCCGGCGGAGGCGCCGACCGCGAAGACGCCGCCGCTGACCGCGCCGGGGGCCACGGCCCAACCGCATGGGGCGTCACCGGTTTCGCAGGGCAACTCGCACGCACCGTCGTCGGCCATCGCGGGCCTGCCCTGA
- the mmpL8_9 gene encoding putative RND superfamily drug exporter: protein MLRLSSKLRRYRWAVFAVWVLLLVPSIWLALNQSSHLTGGGFEVEGSQSLRVQRELEEHFPDQGASPLALVAAPRADASYEDMNAAVAHLERLAAEVPSVKIAPNPQQPPPQPDRPYVITLQLDFDNTGAVDVAKQLRQKVGIDGEDPGEIENGRVKLYVIGQGALGAAATQATKHDIAQAERWNLPIVLIVLLAVFGSLAAAAVPLVLGVCTVAVTMGLVYLLSMFTTMSVFVTSTVSMFGIALAIDYSLFILMRYREELRAGREPDQAVDAAMATSGLAVTLSGLTVIASVTGIYLIQTPVLVSMATGAILAVAVAVLTSTTLTPAVLATFGRSAARRSSYLHWSRRPEATQSRFWTRWTGWVMRRPWLSAMAAAALLIALAAPAFSMMLGNSMQRQFEPTHEIRGGVNAAAEALGPGALGPVRVLVAFPDGNAASAPAKEPLLDAIRQRMAQGPNVVSVSPPSFGEDYRHALLSAVLSVDPEDMGARETIDWMRAELPSTPGTENVRIDVGGPTALIKDFDDRVSVTQPLVFLFVALIAFLMLLIAIRSVVLALKGVLMTVLSVAAAYGSLVAVFQWGWLEDLGFDRISSLDSTIPPLVLAMTFGLSMDYEIFLLTRIRERFLLTRNTRDAVAYGVSTSARTITSAALIMIAVFIGFAFAGMPLVAQLGVACAVAIAVDATVVRLVLVPALMAMFDEWNWWLPHWLARILPSVDFEKPLPKVDTPDLIIIPDDLSSLGPKGSELRTVVKSAAKLKTLVPQAVTVADPLAFSGCSPDAPTTKMRSIGRLNAGHRSGGGGTALATAPPPVHPVTMWRGRLAVALDALETASECEHATMERRSPMETTNVQLPTGDRLQIPTGAETLRLKGYLIMCRNTTRDYAEFADLVECMDARTAAEVLSTMDRYYSGSQSRKQWVATQLVRRLADPAPSDEHDTRMSGPEAEAEWAKVRERCLSVAVAMLEEAR from the coding sequence ATGTTGCGCTTGAGTAGCAAACTGCGCAGATATCGCTGGGCGGTTTTCGCCGTATGGGTGCTCTTGCTCGTCCCGTCGATCTGGCTGGCGCTCAACCAGTCGAGCCACCTCACCGGTGGCGGCTTCGAGGTCGAAGGATCCCAGTCGCTGCGCGTGCAGCGCGAACTCGAAGAGCACTTCCCCGACCAGGGCGCCTCACCGCTGGCGCTGGTCGCCGCACCGCGCGCAGATGCCTCGTACGAGGACATGAACGCCGCCGTCGCACACCTGGAACGCCTGGCCGCCGAGGTGCCCAGCGTGAAGATCGCTCCGAACCCGCAACAGCCCCCGCCGCAGCCCGATCGGCCCTACGTCATCACGCTGCAGCTGGACTTCGACAACACCGGCGCGGTCGACGTCGCCAAACAATTGCGTCAGAAGGTCGGGATCGACGGCGAGGACCCCGGCGAGATCGAGAACGGCAGGGTCAAGCTGTACGTCATCGGCCAGGGCGCTCTGGGCGCGGCCGCGACACAGGCCACCAAACACGACATCGCCCAGGCGGAGCGGTGGAACCTGCCGATCGTCCTGATCGTCCTGCTCGCGGTGTTCGGGTCGCTGGCCGCCGCGGCCGTGCCGCTGGTGCTCGGCGTCTGCACCGTCGCGGTGACGATGGGGCTCGTCTACCTGCTGTCGATGTTCACCACGATGTCGGTGTTCGTGACGTCGACGGTGTCGATGTTCGGCATCGCGCTGGCGATCGACTACTCGCTGTTCATCCTCATGCGTTACCGGGAGGAGCTGCGCGCCGGGCGCGAGCCGGATCAGGCAGTCGACGCCGCGATGGCCACATCGGGGCTTGCGGTGACGCTCTCCGGGCTGACGGTCATCGCGTCGGTCACCGGCATCTACCTCATCCAGACGCCCGTGCTGGTCTCGATGGCCACCGGCGCCATCCTCGCGGTCGCGGTGGCCGTGCTCACCTCCACGACGCTGACGCCGGCAGTGCTCGCGACATTCGGCCGGTCTGCTGCGCGACGCTCGTCGTACCTGCATTGGTCGAGACGCCCCGAAGCCACCCAGTCACGGTTCTGGACGCGGTGGACCGGTTGGGTGATGCGCAGGCCGTGGCTGTCGGCGATGGCCGCCGCCGCGCTGCTGATCGCGCTGGCCGCGCCCGCGTTCTCGATGATGCTCGGCAACAGCATGCAGCGTCAGTTCGAGCCGACCCACGAGATCCGCGGCGGCGTCAACGCCGCGGCCGAGGCGCTCGGCCCCGGAGCCCTGGGCCCGGTCCGGGTGCTGGTGGCCTTCCCCGACGGCAACGCCGCTTCGGCACCCGCCAAGGAACCGCTGCTCGACGCGATTCGCCAGCGCATGGCGCAGGGCCCGAACGTGGTGTCGGTGAGCCCGCCGTCGTTCGGCGAGGACTACCGGCACGCGCTGCTGTCGGCGGTGCTGTCGGTCGACCCCGAGGACATGGGCGCGCGCGAGACGATCGACTGGATGCGCGCGGAGTTGCCGTCGACGCCCGGCACCGAGAATGTGCGGATCGACGTCGGCGGTCCGACCGCGCTGATCAAGGATTTCGACGACCGGGTCTCCGTCACTCAGCCCCTCGTGTTCCTCTTCGTGGCGTTGATCGCATTCCTGATGCTGCTCATCGCGATCCGCTCGGTGGTCCTGGCGCTCAAGGGCGTCCTGATGACCGTGCTGTCGGTGGCCGCCGCCTACGGCAGCCTGGTGGCGGTGTTCCAGTGGGGCTGGCTCGAAGACCTGGGTTTCGACCGGATTTCGTCGCTGGACAGCACGATCCCGCCGCTGGTCCTGGCGATGACGTTCGGCCTGTCCATGGATTACGAGATCTTCCTGCTCACCCGCATCCGTGAGCGCTTCCTGCTGACCCGCAACACGCGCGACGCGGTGGCCTACGGCGTGAGCACCAGCGCTCGGACCATCACCAGCGCCGCGCTCATCATGATCGCGGTGTTCATCGGGTTCGCGTTCGCGGGCATGCCGCTGGTCGCTCAGCTGGGGGTGGCCTGCGCGGTGGCGATCGCGGTGGACGCGACGGTCGTTCGGCTGGTCCTGGTACCGGCTCTGATGGCCATGTTCGACGAGTGGAACTGGTGGCTGCCGCACTGGCTGGCCCGCATCCTGCCGTCGGTGGATTTCGAGAAGCCCCTGCCCAAGGTTGACACCCCCGATCTGATCATCATCCCCGACGACCTCTCGTCGCTGGGACCGAAGGGCTCCGAGCTACGCACCGTCGTCAAGTCGGCGGCGAAGTTGAAAACCCTTGTACCGCAAGCTGTCACGGTCGCCGATCCGCTGGCGTTCAGCGGCTGCAGCCCGGACGCGCCGACCACGAAGATGCGCAGCATCGGTCGGCTCAACGCCGGGCACCGCAGCGGCGGCGGAGGTACCGCGTTGGCCACCGCCCCGCCCCCGGTGCATCCGGTGACGATGTGGCGGGGCCGGTTGGCGGTGGCCCTGGACGCGCTGGAGACCGCATCGGAGTGCGAGCACGCCACGATGGAGCGGCGCAGCCCGATGGAAACCACCAACGTCCAACTGCCGACCGGCGACCGGCTGCAGATCCCGACGGGCGCGGAGACGCTGCGGCTGAAGGGTTACCTCATCATGTGCCGCAACACCACACGCGACTACGCGGAATTCGCCGATCTGGTCGAGTGCATGGACGCGCGCACGGCGGCGGAAGTGTTGAGCACAATGGACCGGTACTACTCTGGTTCACAGTCAAGAAAGCAGTGGGTGGCGACTCAGCTGGTGCGCCGACTGGCCGACCCTGCGCCTTCGGACGAGCACGACACCCGGATGTCCGGTCCGGAGGCGGAGGCCGAGTGGGCAAAAGTTCGAGAGCGCTGCCTTTCGGTGGCGGTCGCGATGCTGGAGGAGGCGAGGTGA
- the yccU gene encoding putative CoA-binding protein, whose protein sequence is MDLEQILRETRTVAIVGASPNPDRASHEIWTYLKATTDYDLFLVNPTVSDIEGTPVYPSLADLPVVPDLVDVFRRREHLPEVLQDTIAVGAKVLWLQLGLWDEQVARDGEAAGLQVVMDRCIKVDHARLLR, encoded by the coding sequence ATGGACCTCGAACAGATTCTGCGGGAGACCCGCACGGTGGCGATCGTCGGCGCGTCGCCGAACCCCGACCGAGCCAGCCACGAGATCTGGACCTACCTCAAGGCGACCACCGACTACGACCTGTTTCTGGTCAATCCGACCGTCAGCGACATCGAGGGCACCCCGGTCTACCCGTCGCTGGCCGATCTGCCGGTCGTGCCCGACCTCGTCGACGTGTTCCGCAGGCGTGAACACCTGCCAGAGGTGCTGCAGGACACCATCGCCGTCGGGGCCAAGGTGCTGTGGCTGCAACTCGGCCTGTGGGACGAGCAGGTGGCCCGTGACGGCGAGGCGGCCGGATTACAGGTCGTGATGGACCGCTGCATCAAGGTCGACCACGCCCGGCTGCTCCGCTAG
- a CDS encoding putative transmembrane protein: MRNVLRVAAIDVAPPLAAIAALVYIGIALAWPLWWVSVCSVLCLLIVQGMVVNVVLARRDAVTVGTDDDGPGLRLAVVAVATAAVVAAVLVGYLKWTVPDRALRNDSTEVVGIASSVAEASATFTPQSPTASIDRAAAMMSPERADAFKNEFATVAKDLANRNVSAQASTVSAGVEAIGPNAASVAVVLHATQSSPGKPADTAVLALRVTLSKTDGRWLVDNVSPIHAR, from the coding sequence ATGAGGAACGTCTTGCGGGTCGCCGCGATCGACGTGGCGCCTCCGCTGGCCGCGATCGCGGCGCTGGTGTACATCGGCATCGCGCTGGCGTGGCCGCTGTGGTGGGTTTCGGTCTGCTCGGTGCTGTGCTTGTTGATCGTCCAAGGCATGGTGGTCAACGTGGTGCTGGCGCGCCGCGACGCGGTGACGGTCGGCACCGACGACGACGGTCCTGGCCTGCGGCTGGCAGTGGTCGCTGTCGCGACGGCGGCGGTGGTGGCCGCGGTGCTCGTCGGCTATCTGAAGTGGACGGTGCCCGATCGCGCGCTGCGCAACGACAGCACCGAGGTCGTCGGCATCGCCAGCAGTGTGGCCGAAGCGTCGGCGACGTTCACCCCGCAGAGTCCGACGGCGTCGATCGACCGGGCGGCGGCCATGATGTCTCCGGAACGCGCTGATGCATTCAAGAATGAGTTCGCCACGGTGGCAAAGGATTTGGCGAACCGCAATGTGTCGGCCCAGGCCAGTACCGTCTCGGCGGGCGTCGAGGCGATCGGCCCGAACGCCGCCAGCGTCGCGGTGGTATTGCACGCCACGCAGAGTTCGCCGGGGAAACCGGCGGACACCGCGGTGCTGGCGCTGCGGGTCACGTTGTCCAAGACCGACGGCCGGTGGTTGGTCGACAACGTGTCGCCGATCCACGCGCGGTGA
- a CDS encoding Conserved membrane protein of uncharacterised function gives MPEDEPTAVEDGSVFTKYGIASAVLGLVAVVAVALAALIWTQHHDHTDELRYRARAMQTAVDWTNVLINMNKDTVQADMVRLHEGTVGQLNADFDAAVEPYRRLVQTLQSRTSGQIDSVAVESIYHPPPGPDGAPPRRPQPEISEFASRTDTVMVVATSVSENVGGEEPRTVRWNLRLDVSDVDGTLMISRLEPIR, from the coding sequence ATGCCCGAGGACGAGCCCACCGCAGTCGAGGACGGTTCCGTCTTCACCAAGTACGGCATCGCATCGGCGGTACTGGGACTGGTCGCGGTGGTGGCGGTCGCGCTGGCCGCCCTGATCTGGACCCAGCACCACGACCACACCGACGAGTTGCGTTACCGCGCCCGCGCCATGCAGACCGCGGTCGACTGGACCAACGTGCTGATCAACATGAACAAGGACACCGTGCAGGCCGACATGGTCCGGCTGCACGAAGGCACCGTCGGCCAACTGAACGCGGACTTCGACGCGGCCGTCGAGCCGTACCGCAGGCTCGTGCAGACCCTGCAGTCGCGCACCAGCGGGCAGATCGACTCGGTTGCCGTCGAGTCGATCTATCACCCGCCGCCCGGCCCGGACGGCGCGCCGCCGCGCCGACCCCAACCCGAGATCTCGGAGTTCGCGTCGCGTACCGACACCGTCATGGTGGTGGCGACATCGGTCAGCGAGAACGTGGGCGGGGAAGAGCCCAGGACGGTGCGCTGGAATCTGCGGCTCGACGTCTCGGATGTGGACGGCACGCTGATGATCTCGCGCTTGGAGCCGATCCGATGA
- a CDS encoding glycosyl transferase, UDP-glucuronosyltransferase: MAHYLIAASPIPGHVMPLLHVGADLRERGHRVTVLTGAEYEGAVLERGLGALELPDAARPKRDDSGLCGLPGLLDRWYRGRAEMRSVFIEPLAAQYWSLRKTLQRDDFDAVLCDVAFTGALPLLTGHRPRPWILVCGVGPLTLSSADAPPFGTAWAPRSNTNYEPMTWVTHRVLFGDVRADLNAALAAVGAPPSPVFLTDWPVLADRLLQFTVPSLEYPRSDLPANVSYTGPVIPKPAAQKRGLPWDPAGESRTVVHVSQGTWDNDDLDALVVPTVEALADREDLLVVATTGREGRRTLPCPVPANARITDFLPYAELLPHVDVMITNGGYGGVHQALSHGIPLIVAGGSADKPEVAARVGYARAGINLGTSRPGRAEIVGALEAVLGTGAYRAAARRLSREIRGENAFDRIAEALAGLAVPQRPGEPAARSGTLVG; encoded by the coding sequence GTGGCCCACTATCTGATTGCCGCCAGCCCGATCCCCGGGCATGTCATGCCACTGCTGCACGTCGGCGCCGACCTGCGAGAGCGCGGTCACCGCGTGACCGTGCTGACGGGCGCCGAATACGAAGGTGCGGTCCTCGAGCGGGGGCTGGGGGCGCTGGAGCTGCCCGATGCGGCTCGGCCGAAGCGAGATGACAGCGGCTTGTGTGGTCTACCCGGGTTGCTCGACCGCTGGTATCGAGGGCGCGCCGAGATGCGCTCGGTGTTCATCGAGCCACTGGCTGCGCAGTATTGGTCGTTGCGTAAGACGCTTCAGCGCGACGACTTCGACGCGGTGCTGTGCGATGTCGCCTTCACCGGCGCCCTGCCGCTGTTGACCGGCCACCGGCCGCGGCCGTGGATTCTCGTGTGCGGGGTCGGCCCGTTGACCCTGTCGAGCGCAGACGCTCCACCGTTCGGGACCGCGTGGGCGCCGCGTTCGAACACCAACTACGAACCGATGACCTGGGTGACGCACCGGGTGCTGTTCGGCGACGTCCGTGCCGACTTGAACGCCGCGCTCGCCGCCGTCGGCGCTCCGCCGTCTCCGGTGTTCCTGACGGACTGGCCTGTGCTCGCCGACCGGCTTCTGCAGTTCACGGTGCCGTCGCTGGAGTATCCCCGCAGCGATCTGCCCGCGAACGTCTCCTACACCGGCCCGGTGATACCGAAACCCGCCGCTCAGAAGCGGGGACTGCCGTGGGATCCGGCCGGCGAATCGCGCACGGTCGTCCATGTCAGCCAGGGCACGTGGGACAACGACGACCTCGACGCGCTCGTCGTGCCCACGGTCGAGGCGCTCGCCGACCGCGAAGATCTGCTGGTGGTGGCGACGACCGGGCGCGAGGGGCGCAGGACGCTTCCCTGCCCCGTGCCCGCCAACGCGCGGATCACCGACTTCCTGCCCTATGCCGAACTCCTGCCGCACGTCGACGTGATGATCACCAACGGGGGATACGGTGGCGTGCATCAGGCGCTCTCGCACGGCATCCCGCTGATCGTCGCGGGCGGTTCGGCCGACAAACCGGAGGTCGCCGCCCGCGTGGGCTACGCGCGGGCCGGCATCAACCTGGGCACCTCACGGCCCGGCCGCGCCGAGATCGTCGGCGCGCTCGAGGCGGTCCTCGGCACCGGCGCCTACCGCGCCGCGGCGCGCCGGTTGAGCCGCGAGATCCGCGGGGAGAACGCCTTCGACCGCATCGCCGAAGCGCTGGCGGGTCTGGCGGTGCCGCAGCGGCCAGGGGAGCCGGCCGCGCGTTCTGGCACCCTGGTGGGGTGA